DNA from Aggregatimonas sangjinii:
GCCCCACGGTAGGCGCTGTATTTAATCTGAACAATATAGATGCCGACGGAGAGATTATCGTTATGGATAATGTTCGGGAGCGATTGGTAGACCTCTATGACTTTGAGGCCATGCAGGAAACGCTTTCGAACGGCACCACGATTTACAAACTCAAGGACAAGAAGTAATAGTAATGGGAGAACTACAGGAATTTCTTAGCGAAATGGATAGTGTCTTTTATTGGGGCATATGCCTTATTTTGGTATTTCCCATAATCATGCTGATTCTGAGTGAGGTCACCTATGTTGCCGGAAAGAAAGATGCCCATCTCAAAAAGCCGCTAAAAACCTTCAAAAATTTCATTCTGCCCCTAGTGGCCTTGGTTATTCTATTGACGCAAATCCTGAATTTCGAGCGGGGTTCACTTTACATAAAAATCATCGAGACCATTGTTTGGGTCTTGGTCATCAATTCCGGGCTTAGTCTATTTACACATATTTTTTTAAAACAGGGCAAACGAAGTTTATTCAAATCGGGAGTACCACAGTTGTTCATGGATATTTTTAGGGTATTCATGGTGCTTTGCGGCGGTGCCATCATTCTATCGACGGTCTGGAACCAGAACCTGACTGGATTGGTTACAGCATTGGGACTTGGTTCTTTCGTCATAGGTCTTGCGTTACAAGATACTTTGGGCAATCTATTTTCAGGTATCGCCCTAGTTTACGAAAAACCTTTCAGCGTCGGTGATTTCATTAAAGTAGACGACCAAACCGGCAAGGTTACCGAAATGAACTGGCGTGCCGTTCATATGCAGACCCGCCAAAAAGAGCTATTGGTCATGCCCCATATGATGATCGCGCAGGCTTCGATATTGAATTATAGCAAACCTGCAAGAATTGTAAGGCTACAACGCGAGATGGGTTTTTCGTATAGCGATGCTCCCAACCGCGTAAAGGAGGCCCTTATGGAGACCTGCTTGAATACGCCAGGGATACTGCATGATCCGCTACCAGAGGTAAAGACGGTAAATTATGCCGACTCCGCCATTGTGTATGAGCTCGAGTTCGCGATAAATGATTTCAATTTTAGGGAAGAGATATCCGATGAGCTTATGTCGCGGCTTTGGTATACCGCCCGAAGGTACAATTTTACCATACCTTTTCCGCAGCGTACGATACACTACGCTGAAACGGCACCCACTCCGCACCAAGAAAATGAACAGCATTTGGAAAAAAGCCTCGAGTCACTGCCCAACTATTTACCCATCAAGTACGAAAAAGCCAAAGACCTACAGGAAGGAAGCCAGATGTTGTATTACGGCAAGAACGAGACGATTTTTTCCCAAGGTGATTCCTCTGGTCGCATCTTTGTCCTGACCAAAGGTAGGGTTGAATTATACGCCAAGGGTAGTGATGGTAAGGACGTTCTTATCAACTCTTTGGAAGAAGGCGATTTCTTTGGAGAAGTTGCCTTGTTGTCTAAAAGAAAAAGTTCGATGACCGCCAAGGCCGCGACCGACATCGAGGTTATGGTAGTACTTCAGAACGAAGTTATGGATATGGTTAGCGAAAATCCAGCACTAGCTTTTAAAATGGGTGAGGTTATGGAAAACCGAAAGAAAATGCTCAAGAAGAGTTTAGAAAAGAAATAAAAGTTTCTTCATCTTTAGGTAATTGCAAGGCCACAAAGCCAGTAATCAAACGTCCCTATAAAAAGTAAGTCCATTTTGAAAAGGGTCGTAGAAGGCGAATTCCCGTGTTCCCCATGCCGTTTCCCTGAGCAAGGTATGAGTGTGAAAAACCTCTTTTTTGGAATATTCTTCATACAAGGCATCGATATTCTGAGCTACGATACGCAGCATTGGGCGATCTACAGCTACCTCCCACTCAGTGGCATCATGCCATTGCAGATGTATTTCAATGCCATCCCTTAAAACTCCTGCGTAAGTTGGCTGTTTTGAATCGTCGGCAAAACCGATTTTAAATCCGAGACGGTTTACGTAAAAATCCAATGCGGCCACAACGTCTTTTACTGGCAGTACCGGATGAATTTGATGCAGATATCCTTTTGTTGTCATGACTTAAATGTAAACTATTCTAATTAACTTGTTAGTGAAATACAACTACACAACATTATGAGATACCCTAAAATCCTCTTTGGCATTTTTTTTATCCTGGCATTGCTTTCCTGTAAAGACCAGTCCGAAAAAAAACCGGACAATACCGATACGGACATAAAACTAAATAATGAAAAACTATTGACCGCGATGAACGCCCATATGCAAGCTATTTCCGATAGGGATTTGGTAGCGCTGAAAAGCACCCTCTCCCCAAATGGTAATATGCAGCTTATACTCCCAGGAATGGAAATGATCGAAACGGTCGATGGTTTTATGGAATACCACCGGCAATGGTTCGAAGCCGAAAACTGGACTTTCAATTACGACATATTGAATTCCGAAGTAGGCGACA
Protein-coding regions in this window:
- a CDS encoding mechanosensitive ion channel family protein, which gives rise to MGELQEFLSEMDSVFYWGICLILVFPIIMLILSEVTYVAGKKDAHLKKPLKTFKNFILPLVALVILLTQILNFERGSLYIKIIETIVWVLVINSGLSLFTHIFLKQGKRSLFKSGVPQLFMDIFRVFMVLCGGAIILSTVWNQNLTGLVTALGLGSFVIGLALQDTLGNLFSGIALVYEKPFSVGDFIKVDDQTGKVTEMNWRAVHMQTRQKELLVMPHMMIAQASILNYSKPARIVRLQREMGFSYSDAPNRVKEALMETCLNTPGILHDPLPEVKTVNYADSAIVYELEFAINDFNFREEISDELMSRLWYTARRYNFTIPFPQRTIHYAETAPTPHQENEQHLEKSLESLPNYLPIKYEKAKDLQEGSQMLYYGKNETIFSQGDSSGRIFVLTKGRVELYAKGSDGKDVLINSLEEGDFFGEVALLSKRKSSMTAKAATDIEVMVVLQNEVMDMVSENPALAFKMGEVMENRKKMLKKSLEKK
- a CDS encoding glyoxalase superfamily protein: MTTKGYLHQIHPVLPVKDVVAALDFYVNRLGFKIGFADDSKQPTYAGVLRDGIEIHLQWHDATEWEVAVDRPMLRIVAQNIDALYEEYSKKEVFHTHTLLRETAWGTREFAFYDPFQNGLTFYRDV
- a CDS encoding YybH family protein; this translates as MRYPKILFGIFFILALLSCKDQSEKKPDNTDTDIKLNNEKLLTAMNAHMQAISDRDLVALKSTLSPNGNMQLILPGMEMIETVDGFMEYHRQWFEAENWTFNYDILNSEVGDTMGMVVMSFTYKEPERDGEPYFNRMIISYDLQKIDGAWYVIKDHASSVEKSTDQK